From the Clostridium putrefaciens genome, one window contains:
- a CDS encoding aminotransferase class I/II-fold pyridoxal phosphate-dependent enzyme, translated as MYKLDQNETPLFDSLMEYVNRETIPFHVPGHKKGIGMDEEFKSFMGINPFKIDVTVFKLVDSLHHPTGPIKKAQELAADAYGSEDAFFSIHGTSGAIQAMIMSAVGSGDTLLVPRNVHKSVTAGIILSGATPVYMQPELDKNLGIAQGVTPETVEATLKDHPETKAVLIINPTYYGVATDLKRIAEIVHSYDIPLIVDEAHGPHLRFNDKLPLSAIDAGADICAQSTHKIIGALTQCSLLHVNSKYIDSSRVQQILNLLQTTSPSYILMASLDCSRRQIALHGKELLEGSLALCSYARDEINKIPGLYCFGDEILESPGVFSLDPTKLTITCRDLGITGYDLDMILSTKYHIQMELSDLYNVLAVGSFGDTKESIDKLIEALKEISAEYSYKNSKKPDFIDIPSIPERILIPRDAFNSNKESILLDDSIGLISGEFLLAYPPGIPILCPGEKITEEIISYVNELKDAGLYVQGTEDPKVEYIKVVK; from the coding sequence GTGTATAAATTAGATCAAAATGAAACCCCATTGTTTGATTCTTTAATGGAATATGTAAATAGAGAAACTATACCATTTCACGTTCCTGGCCATAAAAAGGGCATTGGTATGGATGAAGAATTTAAAAGTTTTATGGGTATAAATCCATTTAAAATTGATGTAACTGTATTTAAGCTAGTGGATAGTCTTCATCACCCTACAGGTCCCATAAAAAAGGCTCAAGAACTGGCAGCAGATGCCTATGGATCAGAAGATGCATTTTTCTCAATCCATGGAACTTCTGGTGCAATTCAAGCTATGATAATGTCCGCAGTAGGTTCCGGTGATACATTATTAGTTCCAAGAAATGTACATAAATCTGTTACTGCTGGAATTATCCTAAGTGGCGCTACCCCGGTATATATGCAGCCTGAATTAGATAAGAACTTAGGTATAGCTCAAGGTGTAACCCCAGAGACTGTAGAAGCAACCTTAAAAGACCATCCTGAAACAAAGGCAGTTTTGATAATAAACCCTACTTACTATGGTGTAGCTACAGATTTAAAGCGTATAGCTGAAATCGTTCATAGTTATGATATACCTTTAATTGTAGATGAAGCACATGGTCCTCACTTAAGATTTAATGATAAATTACCACTATCTGCAATAGATGCTGGTGCTGATATATGTGCTCAAAGTACACATAAAATAATAGGTGCTTTAACTCAATGTTCTTTATTACATGTTAACTCAAAATATATAGATTCTTCAAGAGTTCAACAGATTCTAAATTTATTACAAACAACCTCGCCATCTTATATACTCATGGCGTCATTAGATTGTTCTAGGCGTCAGATTGCACTTCATGGTAAAGAACTGCTTGAAGGTTCATTAGCACTTTGTAGCTATGCTAGAGATGAGATAAATAAAATACCAGGACTTTATTGTTTTGGTGATGAAATATTAGAATCCCCTGGAGTATTTTCACTAGATCCCACAAAGCTTACAATTACTTGTAGAGACTTAGGTATTACAGGATATGATTTAGATATGATTTTGTCTACAAAATATCATATTCAAATGGAGCTTTCAGATCTTTATAATGTTTTGGCAGTAGGCTCTTTTGGAGATACTAAAGAAAGCATAGATAAACTTATAGAAGCCTTAAAAGAAATAAGTGCAGAGTACTCATATAAAAATTCTAAAAAGCCAGATTTTATTGATATACCGTCTATACCTGAAAGAATATTAATACCTAGAGATGCTTTTAACAGCAATAAGGAATCAATTCTTCTAGATGATAGTATAGGTTTAATTAGCGGTGAATTTTTATTAGCTTATCCACCAGGAATTCCAATTTTATGTCCTGGAGAAAAAATCACTGAAGAAATAATAAGCTATGTAAATGAACTTAAAGATGCAGGGCTTTATGTTCAAGGTACAGAAGATCCGAAGGTAGAATATATAAAAGTTGTAAAATAA
- a CDS encoding indolepyruvate oxidoreductase subunit beta — translation MSNTKNILFVGVGGQGTILASKVLTEGLLNFGYDVKMSEVHGMAQRGGSVTTQVRYGECVCSPLIEKGTVDVIVSFEKSEAARWVSYLKDEGTLIVNDYEIYPITVLIGMEGYPKEVSSRLKALVKNTVIVDAYTMAKDLGNIKAQNIILLGALIKALNLEDMDWGKVLENNVPNKALDLNKKAFKIGLEF, via the coding sequence ATGAGTAATACTAAAAATATTTTATTTGTAGGTGTAGGGGGTCAAGGAACCATATTAGCATCTAAGGTATTGACAGAAGGACTTTTGAATTTTGGTTATGACGTAAAAATGTCAGAAGTACACGGAATGGCGCAAAGAGGAGGAAGTGTAACAACTCAAGTAAGGTATGGAGAATGTGTTTGTTCACCATTAATTGAAAAAGGAACTGTAGATGTAATTGTTTCATTTGAAAAAAGTGAGGCTGCCAGATGGGTTTCTTATTTAAAAGACGAGGGTACTTTGATAGTTAATGATTATGAAATATATCCTATTACTGTACTTATAGGTATGGAAGGTTATCCCAAAGAGGTTAGCAGTAGATTGAAAGCTTTGGTTAAAAACACTGTTATTGTTGATGCTTATACTATGGCAAAGGATCTTGGGAATATAAAAGCTCAAAACATTATTTTATTAGGGGCGTTAATTAAAGCATTAAATTTAGAAGATATGGATTGGGGAAAAGTTTTGGAAAACAATGTGCCTAATAAAGCATTAGATCTTAATAAGAAGGCATTTAAAATAGGGTTAGAGTTTTAA
- the iorA gene encoding indolepyruvate ferredoxin oxidoreductase subunit alpha, giving the protein MKVIMSGNEAIARGAYEADCKIASGYPGTPSTEILENFATYEGVYAEWAPNEKVGFEVASGASIGGARSLSAMKHVGLNVAADPLFTMAYEGVNGGFVVVTADDPGMHSSQNEQDNRLYAPHSKIALIEPSDSDECRIFMKEAFKISEDFDTVVLFRSTTRISHSKGPVELGEKLEVPVKPYVKNISKYAMIPANSRKKHYEVEERLERLRELSNITFLNKVEMNDKSIGIITSGISYQYAKEVFGNDASYLKIGMSYPLPDKLIKDFSRKVDKLYVIEENEPYLENAIKVMGIDCIGKDIIPICGELNPEIIREAILGKKSDSNYITDIVPPSRPPVLCAGCPHRGMFYAVSKYKDIIATGDIGCYTLGMMPPLSVTDTVICMGASISSGLGMQKARELSGDKSKVFAFIGDSTFFHSGITGLIDSVYNGIPIVTCILDNRITGMTGHQENPGTGKTLQRKNAPIIDIEGLVLSLGIKKENLRVVDPYDLKVTEAAVKEAYESEEPFVIIAKQPCALIKDVIKYRAHMKCKIDPIKCKKCKACLKVGCPALNYKDGIVSIDKDMCNGCEICKQVCKFGAIEKVGE; this is encoded by the coding sequence ATGAAAGTTATAATGTCAGGAAATGAAGCTATTGCAAGAGGTGCCTATGAAGCAGATTGTAAAATTGCATCAGGATATCCTGGTACACCTAGCACAGAAATATTAGAGAACTTTGCTACTTATGAAGGGGTTTATGCAGAATGGGCACCAAATGAGAAGGTAGGATTCGAAGTTGCGTCTGGAGCATCTATAGGTGGAGCTAGAAGCTTATCAGCTATGAAACATGTAGGACTCAATGTAGCAGCAGATCCACTCTTTACCATGGCTTATGAAGGTGTTAATGGTGGCTTTGTAGTAGTAACTGCAGATGATCCAGGTATGCACTCATCTCAAAATGAGCAAGACAATAGACTATATGCACCCCATTCAAAGATAGCACTTATAGAACCTTCTGATTCAGATGAGTGTAGAATATTTATGAAAGAAGCCTTTAAGATAAGTGAAGATTTTGATACTGTTGTTTTATTTAGAAGTACTACTAGAATTTCTCACTCGAAAGGACCTGTTGAACTTGGAGAAAAGCTAGAGGTTCCTGTTAAACCCTATGTAAAAAACATATCAAAATATGCTATGATACCTGCTAATTCCAGAAAGAAACATTATGAGGTAGAAGAAAGGTTAGAAAGATTAAGAGAACTCTCTAATATAACATTTTTAAATAAGGTAGAGATGAATGATAAATCTATAGGAATAATAACTAGTGGTATAAGCTATCAGTATGCCAAAGAAGTTTTCGGTAATGATGCATCTTATCTTAAAATAGGAATGAGTTATCCTCTGCCAGATAAATTAATAAAAGATTTTTCTAGAAAAGTGGACAAACTTTATGTAATAGAAGAAAATGAACCTTATTTAGAAAATGCTATAAAGGTAATGGGAATAGATTGTATAGGTAAAGATATAATTCCTATATGTGGAGAATTGAATCCAGAAATTATAAGAGAAGCTATTTTAGGTAAAAAATCGGATTCGAATTATATAACGGATATAGTTCCACCATCAAGACCTCCAGTGCTTTGTGCTGGGTGTCCACATAGAGGAATGTTTTATGCCGTATCAAAATATAAGGATATAATAGCTACAGGGGATATAGGGTGCTATACTCTTGGAATGATGCCACCACTTAGTGTTACAGATACAGTTATTTGTATGGGAGCTTCTATTTCATCAGGACTTGGGATGCAAAAGGCAAGGGAACTATCTGGAGATAAATCAAAGGTGTTTGCATTTATAGGTGACTCAACATTCTTTCACTCTGGAATAACAGGACTTATAGATTCTGTTTATAACGGAATTCCAATAGTTACATGTATATTAGATAATAGGATTACAGGTATGACAGGTCATCAAGAAAATCCTGGTACAGGGAAAACACTTCAACGTAAAAATGCACCTATAATAGATATCGAAGGATTAGTATTATCCTTGGGAATTAAAAAAGAGAACTTGAGGGTTGTAGATCCTTATGATTTAAAGGTTACTGAAGCTGCTGTAAAAGAAGCTTATGAAAGTGAAGAGCCTTTTGTTATAATAGCAAAGCAGCCCTGCGCTTTGATAAAAGATGTAATAAAGTACAGAGCACATATGAAGTGCAAAATAGATCCTATAAAATGCAAAAAGTGCAAAGCCTGTTTAAAGGTTGGATGCCCTGCATTAAATTATAAAGATGGAATTGTAAGCATAGATAAAGATATGTGTAATGGGTGCGAAATATGTAAGCAGGTATGTAAGTTCGGAGCTATTGAAAAGGTAGGTGAATAA
- a CDS encoding phosphate butyryltransferase: MVKELEQLIDMAKNKPVKTISVAVADDSEILKAVAKAVNLGIVNATLVGNKQRIESILKDENILLKGAKIINEENSKNAAKIAVEEVSLGKADFIMKGMINTADLLKAVLDKKADLRGKGILSHVMVYETPTYHKLLFLTDGGMIPYPDVNDKVAIINNAVFVASSLGIQTPKVAAICAVETVNPSMQSTLDASMLSQMNKRGQIKGCLVDGPLGLDNSISKEAANHKGIKSEVAGDADILLVPNIESGNFLGKSLTYFGNAKSAGIIVGAKCPIVLVSRADSAMSKLYSIALGALMD, translated from the coding sequence ATGGTTAAGGAATTAGAACAACTTATTGATATGGCTAAGAATAAACCTGTTAAAACTATTTCCGTAGCTGTTGCGGATGATAGTGAAATATTAAAAGCTGTAGCAAAAGCTGTTAATTTAGGAATTGTAAATGCTACGTTAGTTGGAAATAAACAAAGAATTGAATCTATTTTAAAAGATGAAAATATATTACTTAAAGGTGCGAAAATTATAAATGAAGAGAATAGTAAAAATGCAGCAAAGATTGCAGTAGAAGAGGTATCCTTAGGAAAAGCTGATTTTATAATGAAAGGAATGATAAATACTGCAGATTTATTAAAAGCGGTACTTGATAAAAAAGCAGATCTTAGAGGTAAAGGGATACTTTCACATGTTATGGTTTACGAAACACCAACTTATCATAAATTACTCTTTTTAACAGATGGAGGAATGATACCTTATCCAGATGTTAATGATAAAGTTGCAATAATAAATAATGCGGTGTTTGTTGCAAGTAGCCTTGGAATTCAAACTCCTAAGGTGGCAGCCATATGCGCTGTTGAAACCGTTAACCCTTCCATGCAATCTACATTAGATGCCTCTATGTTATCTCAAATGAATAAAAGAGGACAAATAAAAGGGTGTTTAGTTGATGGACCATTAGGACTTGATAATTCAATATCTAAAGAGGCTGCAAATCATAAAGGGATTAAAAGTGAAGTTGCAGGAGATGCTGATATACTACTTGTTCCAAATATAGAATCTGGTAACTTTTTAGGAAAGTCATTAACTTATTTTGGAAATGCTAAAAGTGCAGGTATAATCGTGGGAGCTAAATGTCCGATAGTTTTGGTATCAAGAGCAGATTCAGCAATGTCAAAGCTATATTCCATAGCACTTGGAGCGCTGATGGACTAA
- a CDS encoding phosphatidate cytidylyltransferase has protein sequence MKSNNRYLGALMLSPLIVFLFIGGPYLKVMSLALSLIGMYEIYNAAKAVNIKPMPILGYIACVFYYIFNSNSEISLFIIILLIFILLINSVLNVKYNFIDISVTLLGFIYCGIFFSFISLVNQMQYGKYMVWIIFLSSWICDTAAYYTGRIFGKRKLCPKVSPKKTIEGSIGGLIGSMVVCGAFGFFISKSVPIANYHYVILGLLGAIAGQFGDLSASAIKRYVGIKDYSNLIPGHGGILDRFDSILFSSVMVFYYLHFILQL, from the coding sequence TTGAAATCTAATAATAGGTATCTAGGTGCATTAATGTTATCTCCTCTTATTGTGTTTTTATTTATAGGAGGACCGTATTTGAAAGTTATGTCTTTAGCTTTGTCCTTAATTGGAATGTATGAAATATATAATGCAGCTAAAGCTGTAAATATTAAACCTATGCCAATACTAGGGTATATAGCTTGTGTTTTTTATTATATATTTAATTCAAATTCCGAGATATCATTATTTATTATTATACTATTAATTTTTATCCTTTTAATAAATTCAGTATTAAATGTGAAGTATAATTTTATAGATATATCTGTAACGTTATTAGGGTTTATTTATTGCGGGATATTCTTTAGTTTTATTTCATTAGTAAATCAGATGCAATATGGAAAATACATGGTATGGATAATATTTTTATCTTCATGGATTTGTGATACGGCAGCTTATTATACAGGTAGAATTTTTGGGAAAAGAAAATTATGTCCTAAGGTAAGTCCTAAAAAGACTATAGAAGGATCTATTGGAGGACTAATTGGTAGTATGGTAGTTTGTGGTGCTTTTGGATTTTTTATAAGTAAGAGTGTACCAATAGCAAATTATCATTATGTTATATTGGGATTATTAGGTGCCATAGCAGGTCAATTTGGTGATTTATCAGCATCAGCTATAAAAAGATATGTAGGTATAAAAGATTATAGTAACTTAATACCAGGTCATGGTGGAATATTAGACAGATTTGATAGTATACTATTCTCGTCTGTAATGGTGTTTTATTATCTTCATTTTATATTACAGCTTTAA
- a CDS encoding isoprenyl transferase: protein MDNIPKHIAIIMDGNGRWAKEKNLPRSMGHKAGVETIRCIVKECNKLGVKYLTLYAFSTENWKRPKEEINTLMGLLIQYLRNEFNELHENGVVINHIGDITKLPLSCQKELISAYEKTKNNTGVTMNLALNYGGRDEIVYAVNSLIKDFSEKGILKQPIDEKTFNKYLYTKDMPDPDLIIRPSGEQRISNFLLWQCAYSEFWYSNIYWPDFGVKDLHKAIADYQMRDRRFGRVK from the coding sequence ATGGATAATATACCAAAACATATAGCTATAATCATGGATGGAAATGGAAGATGGGCAAAAGAAAAGAATTTACCAAGATCCATGGGACATAAAGCTGGGGTAGAGACAATAAGGTGTATTGTTAAAGAATGTAATAAATTAGGAGTAAAGTATTTAACGTTATATGCCTTCTCTACAGAAAACTGGAAGAGACCAAAGGAAGAAATAAATACATTAATGGGACTTTTGATTCAGTATTTAAGAAATGAATTTAATGAATTACATGAAAATGGTGTAGTTATAAATCATATTGGAGATATAACAAAATTACCTTTATCATGCCAAAAAGAACTTATTAGTGCATATGAAAAAACTAAAAACAATACAGGCGTAACTATGAATTTAGCTTTGAACTATGGTGGAAGAGATGAAATAGTCTATGCTGTTAACAGCTTGATTAAAGACTTTAGCGAAAAAGGCATATTAAAACAACCAATAGATGAAAAAACTTTTAATAAGTATCTTTATACAAAAGATATGCCAGATCCAGATTTAATAATAAGACCAAGTGGAGAACAACGAATAAGTAATTTTTTATTATGGCAGTGTGCTTATTCTGAGTTTTGGTATTCTAATATATACTGGCCAGATTTTGGGGTGAAAGATCTCCATAAGGCTATAGCAGACTATCAAATGAGAGATAGAAGATTTGGTAGGGTAAAATAA
- the frr gene encoding ribosome recycling factor, with protein sequence MIKDIIKKAEDKMKKTTMVLKSDLSTMKAGRANPTMLDRIEVEYYGSMVPLSQVGNISAPEPRVILIQPWEKSLLKDIERSILKSDLGINPSNDGTVIRLMVPELTEETRKNLVKNIKKSGEDSKVAIRSIRRESNDKIKNMKKDGSLSEDEVKNVEDDIQKLTDSYIKQVDIIIDDKEKEVMSV encoded by the coding sequence ATGATAAAAGATATTATTAAAAAAGCTGAAGACAAGATGAAAAAGACAACAATGGTACTAAAAAGTGATTTATCTACTATGAAGGCAGGTAGGGCAAATCCTACAATGCTCGATAGAATAGAGGTAGAATATTACGGGAGTATGGTACCTTTAAGTCAGGTAGGGAATATTTCTGCCCCAGAACCTAGGGTAATTCTAATCCAGCCTTGGGAAAAATCACTTCTTAAAGATATTGAAAGATCAATTTTAAAATCAGACTTAGGTATAAATCCTTCAAATGATGGAACTGTTATAAGACTTATGGTACCAGAGCTTACTGAGGAAACTAGGAAAAATCTAGTTAAAAATATAAAAAAATCAGGGGAAGATTCTAAGGTTGCCATAAGATCTATAAGAAGAGAAAGTAACGATAAAATAAAGAATATGAAAAAAGATGGAAGTCTTTCAGAAGATGAAGTTAAAAATGTAGAAGATGATATACAAAAGCTTACAGACAGCTATATAAAACAAGTGGACATTATAATAGATGATAAAGAAAAAGAAGTAATGTCAGTATAG
- the pyrH gene encoding UMP kinase, whose protein sequence is MEVCKYKRIILKVSGEALAGDNGFGIDFDVATRIAIEIKELVDMGVEIGVVVGGGNIWRGRSGKGMDRATADYMGMLATCINALALQDSLENVGVHTRVQTAIEMKEIAEPFIRRRAMRHLEKGRVVIFAAGTGNPYFSTDTTAALRAAEMEVDVILLAKKVDGVYDKDPHKYNDAIKFDNLSHMEVLEKGLQVMDSTAASLCMDNNIPILVFGLDNPGNIKKAIMGEKLGTLISSK, encoded by the coding sequence ATGGAAGTTTGCAAGTACAAGAGAATAATACTTAAAGTATCTGGAGAAGCACTAGCAGGAGATAATGGATTTGGTATCGACTTTGATGTTGCCACAAGAATAGCTATAGAAATTAAAGAATTAGTGGACATGGGAGTAGAGATAGGTGTTGTTGTTGGAGGCGGAAACATATGGAGAGGAAGAAGTGGCAAAGGCATGGACAGAGCTACAGCAGACTATATGGGGATGCTAGCAACTTGCATAAATGCATTAGCTCTTCAAGATTCTCTTGAAAATGTAGGCGTGCATACTAGGGTGCAAACTGCAATTGAAATGAAGGAAATCGCAGAACCATTTATAAGAAGAAGAGCAATGAGACATTTAGAAAAAGGAAGAGTTGTGATATTTGCTGCAGGAACTGGAAATCCATATTTCTCTACAGATACAACTGCTGCATTAAGAGCTGCAGAAATGGAAGTCGATGTAATATTATTAGCTAAAAAGGTAGATGGAGTTTATGATAAAGATCCCCATAAATATAATGATGCTATAAAGTTTGATAATTTGTCTCATATGGAAGTATTAGAAAAGGGACTACAAGTAATGGATTCAACGGCTGCATCTTTATGTATGGATAATAACATACCTATCTTAGTATTTGGATTAGATAATCCAGGGAATATAAAAAAAGCTATAATGGGTGAAAAATTAGGTACTCTAATATCATCAAAATAA
- the tsf gene encoding translation elongation factor Ts, with protein sequence MITAKSVKELRDMTGAGMMDCKKALTEAEGNMEKAVEVLREKGLAAAAKKAGRIASEGVVETFISEDKKQAGMVELNCETDFVSLNEEFIKFAKSLAKMAAVSNAKNIEEFIEEKHIDNKAKSLKEVLTDLIAKLGENMNIRRFVKLNVQNGVIASYVHGGGRIGVLVELGCENSNEILETVAKDVAMQIAATNPLFLDKTSVDQVSIEKEREIYKVQALNEGKPEKIVEKMVEGRIQKYYKEVCLVEQVWVKDADYTISKYLKEKSKEVGSEIKINRFERFEKGEGIEKKEENFAEEVQKQMQQGK encoded by the coding sequence ATGATTACTGCAAAGTCTGTAAAAGAACTAAGAGATATGACTGGTGCTGGAATGATGGATTGCAAAAAAGCTTTAACTGAAGCAGAAGGAAATATGGAAAAAGCAGTTGAAGTATTGAGAGAAAAGGGATTAGCAGCAGCAGCTAAAAAGGCTGGTAGAATTGCTTCAGAAGGAGTAGTTGAAACATTCATTTCTGAAGACAAAAAACAAGCTGGTATGGTTGAATTAAATTGTGAAACTGATTTTGTTTCACTAAATGAAGAGTTTATAAAATTTGCTAAGAGCTTAGCTAAAATGGCTGCAGTTTCTAATGCAAAGAATATTGAAGAATTTATAGAAGAAAAACATATAGATAATAAAGCTAAATCTTTAAAAGAAGTTTTAACTGATTTAATAGCAAAGCTTGGGGAAAATATGAACATTAGAAGATTTGTTAAATTAAATGTTCAAAATGGTGTGATAGCAAGCTATGTTCATGGTGGCGGCAGAATTGGAGTTTTAGTTGAATTAGGATGTGAAAATAGCAACGAAATATTAGAAACAGTTGCTAAAGATGTTGCTATGCAAATTGCAGCAACTAATCCATTATTCTTAGATAAAACATCTGTAGATCAAGTATCAATTGAAAAAGAAAGAGAAATATATAAAGTTCAAGCTTTAAATGAAGGAAAACCTGAAAAGATAGTTGAAAAAATGGTTGAAGGTAGAATTCAAAAATACTATAAAGAAGTTTGTTTAGTTGAGCAAGTTTGGGTAAAAGATGCTGATTACACAATTTCAAAGTATTTGAAAGAAAAGTCCAAGGAAGTAGGATCTGAAATAAAGATTAATAGATTTGAAAGATTCGAAAAGGGCGAAGGAATAGAGAAAAAAGAAGAAAACTTTGCTGAAGAAGTTCAAAAGCAAATGCAGCAGGGAAAATAA
- the rpsB gene encoding 30S ribosomal protein S2 translates to MAVISMKQLLEAGVHFGHQTRRWNPKMAPYIFTERNGIYIIDLQKTVKKIDNAYDFIRQLSVDGKDILFVGTKKQAQEAIREEAERSGMHFVNNRWLGGMLTNFKTIKARIKRLNDLRTMEEDGTFDVLPKKEVTHLRNEMEKLEANLGGIQNMDVSNIGALFVVDPRKEKNAVSEAKILGIPVVGIVDTNCDPDEVDYIIPGNDDAIRAVKLITGRMADAVIEGRQGEQLAE, encoded by the coding sequence ATGGCAGTAATTTCAATGAAACAATTATTAGAAGCAGGTGTTCATTTTGGACATCAAACAAGAAGGTGGAACCCTAAAATGGCTCCATATATATTTACTGAAAGAAATGGTATATATATAATCGACCTTCAAAAAACAGTTAAGAAAATAGATAACGCTTATGATTTCATTAGACAATTATCAGTAGATGGAAAAGATATTCTATTTGTTGGAACTAAAAAGCAAGCTCAAGAAGCTATACGTGAGGAAGCTGAAAGATCAGGAATGCATTTTGTTAACAATAGATGGTTAGGTGGAATGTTAACAAACTTTAAAACTATAAAAGCTAGAATAAAAAGATTAAATGACTTAAGAACTATGGAAGAAGATGGAACATTCGACGTTCTTCCAAAGAAAGAAGTAACTCATCTTAGAAATGAAATGGAAAAACTAGAAGCTAATTTAGGTGGAATTCAAAACATGGATGTAAGCAACATTGGAGCATTATTTGTTGTTGACCCAAGAAAAGAAAAAAATGCTGTTTCAGAAGCTAAGATATTAGGAATTCCTGTAGTAGGAATAGTTGACACAAACTGTGATCCAGATGAAGTTGATTATATAATACCAGGAAACGATGATGCAATAAGAGCAGTTAAGTTGATAACTGGAAGAATGGCTGATGCTGTTATAGAAGGAAGACAAGGTGAACAACTAGCTGAATAG
- the codY gene encoding GTP-sensing pleiotropic transcriptional regulator CodY: MSTLLSKARSLNKILQKSGAEPVVFDDICKILSEVLECNVYIVSRKGKILGHNFSKGFECDKVKRNVLDEGRFPEDYNNNLLNIHETISNVPSKGSCVFEDNCECNSLEKNSTIVPIIGNRDRIGTLLLARFGDLFTDDDLVLAEYSATIVGLEMLRAKQDVIEEEARKKAVVQLAIGTLSYSELEAVEHIFNELNGSEGLLVASKIADKVGITRSVIVNALRKFESAGVIESRSLGMKGTHIKILNDKLLDELKKMK, translated from the coding sequence ATGTCTACATTATTGAGTAAAGCAAGAAGCCTAAATAAGATACTTCAAAAATCTGGAGCAGAACCAGTAGTATTTGATGATATTTGTAAGATCCTAAGTGAAGTTCTGGAATGTAATGTTTATATAGTAAGCAGAAAAGGAAAAATACTAGGACATAATTTTTCCAAAGGATTTGAGTGCGATAAAGTAAAAAGAAATGTTTTAGATGAAGGGAGATTCCCAGAAGACTATAACAATAATCTTTTAAATATTCATGAAACAATATCAAATGTTCCAAGTAAGGGAAGTTGTGTCTTTGAAGATAATTGTGAATGCAACTCACTAGAAAAGAATTCTACGATAGTTCCTATAATAGGAAACAGGGATAGAATTGGTACTTTACTTTTAGCTAGATTTGGAGATCTATTTACTGATGATGATTTAGTTTTAGCAGAGTATAGTGCTACAATTGTAGGACTTGAAATGTTAAGAGCTAAGCAAGATGTAATAGAAGAGGAAGCTCGTAAAAAAGCAGTAGTACAATTAGCTATTGGTACCTTATCTTATTCTGAACTAGAAGCTGTAGAACACATATTTAACGAGTTAAATGGAAGTGAAGGTCTGTTAGTAGCTTCTAAAATAGCTGATAAAGTTGGAATCACTAGATCAGTTATCGTAAATGCTCTTAGAAAGTTTGAAAGTGCAGGAGTAATTGAATCGAGATCTTTAGGAATGAAGGGTACACATATAAAGATATTGAATGATAAGTTACTAGATGAATTAAAAAAGATGAAATAA